Proteins encoded together in one Passer domesticus isolate bPasDom1 unplaced genomic scaffold, bPasDom1.hap1 HAP1_SCAFFOLD_128, whole genome shotgun sequence window:
- the PPP1R11 gene encoding LOW QUALITY PROTEIN: E3 ubiquitin-protein ligase PPP1R11 (The sequence of the model RefSeq protein was modified relative to this genomic sequence to represent the inferred CDS: deleted 1 base in 1 codon), whose product MAETAESGGGCGTATVTESGTAEPENRSLTLKLRKRKPDKKVEWSSDTVDNEHLGRRSSKCCCIYERPRAFAESSSESEDEEGEGRGGGAGGGAGRGGGGQLRACALHPRPQAGPGAPGGGAGRGGGAAPPPPRARRPSPPPRPWSTERPLPHPGGGEIWGWKRREWSPKIREFRG is encoded by the exons ATGGCCGAGACCGCGGAgagcggcggcggctgcggcacCGCCACCGTCACCGAGAGCGGAACGGCGGAACCG GAGAACCGCAGCCTGACGCTGAAGCTGAGGAAGAGGAAGCCGGACAAGAAGGTCGAGTGGTCGAGCGACACCGTGGACAACGAGCACCTGGGCCGGCGCTCCTCCAAGT gctgctgcatcTACGAGCGG CCGCGCGCCTTCGCCGAGAGCTCCTCGGAGAGCGAGGACGAggagggggaggggcgggggggaggggccgggggcggggccgggcggggtgGGGGAGGGCAGCTGCGCGCATGCGCGCTGCATCCGCGGCCAcaagcggggccgggggcgccgGGGGGAGGGGCAGGGCGAGGGGGAGgggccgcccctcccccaccccgggcacgccgcccctccccccccccgcGGCCATGGAGCACTGAGCgacccctcccccaccccggggggggggaaatttggggctGGAAACGGCGGGAGTGGAGTCCCAAAATTCGGGAGTTCAGGGGTTAA
- the ATAT1 gene encoding alpha-tubulin N-acetyltransferase 1 — MSDSGSDLAAVAMGGHGRAQRTDWPALGGPRRDWLLSPRGGRGSFAARARPWRWRPGRARRAKAAAVPGRARGSEPGTRSWSFPFDLAPVLGDRFCVVDQHLRPAGRGGGSAKREELEQQLRTVIDELGKASAKAQGLSTPVTSAARMESNRHVLYILRDTRSPRGAVLGFLKVGYKKLFLLERDGSHVEVEPLCVLDFYIHESQQRRGLGRELFREMLQRERGAAPEAAWGQTLRGENSILMGKMGILM; from the exons ATGTCTGACAGCGGAAGCGATTTGGCGGCGGTTGCTATGGGTGGG CACGGGAGAGCGCAGCGCACTGATTGGCCGGCGCTTGGCGGGCCGCGCCGCGATTGGCTGCTTTCTCCCCGTGGGGGGCGTGGTTCCTTTGCCGCCCGGGCGCGGCCGTGGCGgtggcggccgggccgggcccggcgggcgaaggcggcggcggtgccgggccgggcccggggctcgGAACCCGGGACTCGATCATGGAGTTTCCCTTTCGACCTGGCCCCGGTGCTGGGCGATCGCTTCTGCGTGGTGGATCAGCACCTGCGGCccgcggggcgcggcggcggctccgccaAACG ggaggagctggagcagcagctgaggacgGTGATCGATGAGCTGGGCAAGGCCTCGGCCAAG GCCCAGGGCCTCTCCACGCCCGTGACCAGCGCGGCGCGGATGGAGAGCAACAGGCACGTGCTGTACATCCTCAGGGACACCCG GTCCCCCCGGGGTGCCGTGCTGGGCTTCCTCAAGGTGGGCTACAAGAAACTCTTCCTGCTG GAGCGGGACGGGTCCCACGTGGAGGTGGAGCCTCTCTGTGTCCTGGATTTTTACATCCACGAGTCCCAGCAGCGCCGGGGGCTGGGCCGGGAGCTCTTCCGGGAGATGCTGCAG cgGGAGCGGGGGGCAGCCCCAGAAGCTGCCTGGGGACAGACCCTGAGGGGGGAAAATTCAATtttaatggggaaaatgggaattttaatgtag
- the MRPS18B gene encoding LOW QUALITY PROTEIN: small ribosomal subunit protein mS40 (The sequence of the model RefSeq protein was modified relative to this genomic sequence to represent the inferred CDS: inserted 1 base in 1 codon) — MALAWAAAALRAAGGGWRPRWAQALPRLCSTQETPKDPPAAPSPYQDRPWEYLESEEYRATYGDRPVWHGYRRNHKGSVPPQSTRKACLRRGRPVGNPCPICRDRNLLVDFRNVKLLDQFICPHSGVIFHPIHTGICMKQHRRLSQAIXQAQDHGLLWLQVPFVPVPEEDFSNQHAAVGKTPPAPALRGPGRAWYPWYEWQQPPADEVARMRRLYRGFLKEDYPDTPPSPSGK, encoded by the exons ATGGCGCTGGCctgggcggcggcggcgctgagggcggcgggcggcgggtgGAGGCCGCGGTGGGCTCAG GCCCTCCCCCGCCTCTGCAGCACCCAGGAGACCCCCAAGGACCCCCCGGCCGCCCCCTCCCCGTACCAGGACCGGCCCTGGGAGTACCTGGAGAGCGAAG AGTACCGCGCCACCTACGGGGACAGGCCGGTGTGGCACGGCTACCGGCGCAACCACAAGGGCTCCGTGCCCCCCCAGAGCACCCGCAAGGCCTGCCTg CGCCGGGGCAGGCCCGTGGGGAACCCCTGCCCCATCTGCCGGGACCGGAACCTGCTCGTGGATTTTCGG AACGTGAAGCTGCTTGACCAGTTCATCTGCCCCCACTCCGGCGTCATCTTCCACCCCATCCACACAG GGATCTGCATGAAGCAGCACAGACGCCTCTCCCAGGCCA GCCAGGCCCAGGACCACG gtctcctgtggctgcaggtCCCCTTTGTGCCGGTTCCTGAGGAGGATTTCTCCAACCAACACGCGGCCGTGGGCAAAACTCCCCCGGCGCCCGCGCTgagggggccgggccgggcctggTACCCCTGGTACGAGTGGCAGCAGCCCCCTGCCGACGAGGTGGCTCGCATGCGCCGTTTGTACCGGGGATTCCTCAAGGAGGATTATCCGGATACGCCCCCAAGCCCGTcgggaaaataa
- the POLR1H gene encoding DNA-directed RNA polymerase I subunit RPA12, with the protein MEPPAQPPSCFRSRLEFCPECGSVLPRPGPSSALRCPRCAFCLPASELQGRLVRSSLRFNGPGGGRGGSGPAPQEGPTVDRTCPQCSHVGLCFHPGLWGYWWTGRALSAPHVGMWFHTRQMRSADEGQTVFYTCPRCRFQEKEDS; encoded by the exons ATGGagcccccggcccagcccccCTCCTGCTTCCGCTCCCGCCTGGAATTCTGCCCCGAGTGCGGCTCGGtgctgccccggcccggccccagcAGCGCCCTGCGCTGCCCCCGCTGCGCCTTCTGCCTGCCCGCCTcag agctgcagggccgCCTCGTCCGGAGCTCGCTGCGCTTCAACGGCCccgggggggggaggggcggcagCGGCCCCGCCCCCCAGGAGGGACCCACG GTGGACAGGACGTGCCCTCAGTGCTCCCACGTGGGGCTGTGCTTCCACCCGGGACTGTGGGGATATTG GTGGACAGGACGTGCCCTCAGTGCTCCCCACGTGGGGATGTGGTTCCACACGCGGCAGATGCGCTCGGCCGACGAGGGCCAGACGGTGTTCTACACCTGCCCCCGCTGCAG GTTCCAGGAGAAGGAAGATTcctga
- the PPP1R10 gene encoding serine/threonine-protein phosphatase 1 regulatory subunit 10, with the protein MGSGPIDPKELLKGLDCFLGRDGEVKTMDGISKIFSLMKDSQKMVSRCIYLNILLQTRAQDILNKFIRIGGYKLLNTWLTGSK; encoded by the exons ATGGGCTCCGGCCCCATCGACCCCAAGGAGCTCCTCAAGGGCCTCGATTGTTTCCTGGGCCGGGATGGGGAGGTCAAAACCATGGATGGCATCTCCAAAATCTTCAg CCTCATGAAGGACTCGCAGAAGATGGTGAGTCGCTGCATTTACCTGAACATCCTCCTGCAGACCCGGGCCCAGGACATCCTCAACAA GTTCATCCGGATCGGGGGCTACAAGCTGCTCAACACGTGGCTGACGGGCTCCAAG
- the CUNH6orf136 gene encoding uncharacterized protein C6orf136 homolog — MNGGWAGPPPRHRARAAGSGSPSPRGAQARCAEWGGKRSARAGRAGAERAAGVRGEGEAAAPSADSEQRADSAAPCTGTSPPPSPPPAASGPAAPGPRQPPRRRPGRPRRAAATERGRRTWSPPWARARPWRCCPPRAAPRSPPGGGCRGWGARSPRWTGGARTTSTCGTPPGGRLLLGPPPGPGTPAPGAPGPGSPGPGRGGSPRSPPSMEELLASMHERLRHELPNFFLKIPDYALYAPDVEFQCQHLHLHTRGRAMYAVAVALCRALAWGYFASLRLEVLALTRHPEDWSVRARWRLTGLPLHLLLLRWYRRDKRTLLRSYDALSTFFLNSQGLIRCHRVDKLMPAPTAVPEPKKLLVAAALAVALARP; from the exons ATGAACGGCGGGTGGGCGGGACCGCCGCCGCGCCACCGCGCACGCGCAGCCGGCTCCGGGTCACCTTCCCCGCGCGGGGCGCAGGCGCGCTGCGCTGAGTGGGGGGGGAAGAGAAGCGCGCGCGCGGGGCGCGCAGGCGCAGAGCGAGCGGCCGGCGTGAGGGGAGAaggcgaggcggcggcgccgaGCGCGGACAGCGAGCAGCGAGCGGACAGCGCGGCCCCATGTACCGGCACGTCACCGCCGCCGTCACCGCCGCCGGCCGCCTCCGGCCCGGCCGCGCCTGGGCCCCGGCAGCCGCCGCGGCGCcgcccgggccggccccgccgcgccgccgctaCCGAGCGCGGCCGCAG GACCTGGAGCCCCCCCTGGGCGCGGGCCCGGCCCTGGCGCTGCTgccccccccgcgccgccccccgcagccccccgggcgggggctgcaggggctggggggcccGGTCACCACGGTGGACGGGCGGCGCGAGGACGACATCGACGTGCGGGACCCCCCCCGGGGggcggctgctgctgggacccccccccggccccgggacccccgccccgggcgcccccggccccggcagccccgggccgggccgcggggggagcccccggagccccccgtccatggaggagctgctggccagcatGCACGAGCGGCTGCGGCACGAG ctccccaaTTTCTTCCTGAAGATCCCGGACTACGCCCTGTACGCCCCCGACGTGGAGTTCCAGTGCCAGCACCTGCACCTGCACACGCG gggcCGTGCCATGTACGCCGTGGCCGTGGCGCTGTGCCGGGCCCTGGCCTGGGGTTACTTTGCCAGCCTGAGGCTGGAGGTGCTGGCGCTGACGCGGCACCCCGAGGACTGGAGCGTGCGGGCGCGGTGGCGCCTGACGGGGCTGCCcctgcacctgctgctgctgcgctGGTACCGGCGGGACAAACGGACCCTGCTCAG gtcCTACGACGCCTTGTCCACCTTCTTCCTCAACTCCCAGGGGCTCATCCGCTGCCACCGCGTGGACAAG CTGATGCCAGCCCCCACGGCCGTCCCCGAGCCCAAGAAGCTGCTGGTGGCCGCGGCGCTGGCGGTGGCGCTGGCCCGGCCCTGA